In the Streptomyces sp. NBC_00525 genome, one interval contains:
- a CDS encoding benzoate/H(+) symporter BenE family transporter — protein MSVLPRVRAAAPPSAVAAGLIAVLVGVTSSAALVFTAAKAAGADAREISSWMLALGVGLAFTCAGLSLRHRAPVVTAWSTPGAALLTTGLVGVSMPQAVGAFIFSGLLILVSGVTGWFARVMSRIPVPLAAALLAGVLLRFCTGLFSTMEHSFAVAFPMFAAYLLGRRLLPRYAVLVALAAGVVATLFTGGWRTGGVHLSLATPVFTAPEFDWRVLVSVGAPLFVVTMASQNLPGVAVLRASGYQVPVSPLMTWTGAANALLAPFGAFGLNLAAITAAICTGEEAHPDRGKRYLAAVWAGFFYLCVGLLGATVASLLTAMPHELVMAIAGIGLLATIESSLASALADKESREAAVVTFLATASGVTLLGIGSAFWGLLAGLVTGAAASLGRPRRPGPATPVPAERPRELPVR, from the coding sequence ATGTCCGTGTTGCCCCGCGTACGCGCGGCCGCTCCGCCCTCCGCCGTGGCCGCGGGGCTCATCGCCGTGCTGGTGGGGGTCACCAGTTCGGCGGCGCTGGTGTTCACCGCGGCGAAGGCCGCCGGGGCCGACGCGCGCGAGATCTCCTCCTGGATGCTGGCGCTCGGTGTCGGTCTCGCCTTCACCTGTGCCGGTCTGTCGCTGCGCCACCGCGCCCCGGTGGTGACCGCGTGGTCGACCCCCGGCGCGGCGCTCCTGACGACCGGTCTGGTCGGGGTGTCCATGCCGCAGGCGGTCGGCGCCTTCATCTTCTCGGGGCTGCTCATCCTGGTGAGCGGTGTCACGGGATGGTTCGCGCGGGTGATGAGCCGCATCCCCGTTCCGCTGGCCGCCGCGCTGCTGGCCGGGGTGCTGCTGCGGTTCTGCACGGGCCTGTTCAGCACCATGGAGCACAGCTTCGCCGTGGCCTTCCCGATGTTCGCCGCGTATCTGCTGGGGCGCCGGCTGCTGCCGCGTTACGCGGTGCTGGTGGCGCTGGCCGCCGGGGTGGTGGCCACCCTGTTCACCGGGGGCTGGCGAACGGGCGGCGTCCACCTCTCCCTGGCCACCCCGGTCTTCACCGCGCCCGAGTTCGACTGGAGGGTCCTGGTCAGCGTCGGCGCGCCGCTGTTCGTCGTCACGATGGCCTCGCAGAACCTGCCCGGTGTCGCCGTGCTGCGCGCCTCCGGCTACCAGGTGCCGGTGTCCCCGCTGATGACATGGACCGGCGCGGCCAACGCGCTGCTGGCGCCCTTCGGCGCGTTCGGCCTCAACCTGGCCGCCATCACGGCCGCGATCTGCACGGGCGAGGAGGCGCACCCGGACCGCGGCAAGCGCTATCTCGCCGCCGTGTGGGCGGGGTTCTTCTACCTCTGCGTGGGGCTCCTCGGCGCGACCGTGGCCTCCCTGCTCACGGCCATGCCCCACGAACTCGTGATGGCCATCGCGGGGATCGGGCTGCTCGCGACGATCGAGTCCTCGCTCGCCTCGGCGCTCGCCGACAAGGAGTCCCGCGAGGCGGCCGTGGTCACCTTCCTGGCCACCGCGTCGGGCGTGACGCTGCTGGGGATCGGCTCGGCGTTCTGGGGCCTGCTGGCCGGGCTCGTCACCGGTGCCGCGGCCTCGCTGGGCCGGCCGCGCCGCCCCGGCCCCGCCACCCCCGTCCCGGCGGAGCGGCCGCGCGAACTGCCCGTCCGCTGA
- a CDS encoding N-acetylmuramoyl-L-alanine amidase, whose translation MERRRILQGAAVAAAGVLLPASVRATAATRGATDYPAAHWAPASTSNYTASSRPSAYPVDYVVIHVTQETFSETISIFQNPAKQVSAHYVVRSGDGYIDQCVREKDIAWHAGNWDYNTRSIGIEHEGWVDEPAYFTTPMYEKSALLTASICDRYGIPKDRAHILGHAEVPGADHTDPGPNWDWVRYIRLVNLLSTG comes from the coding sequence ATGGAACGCAGACGAATCCTCCAGGGCGCCGCGGTGGCGGCGGCGGGTGTGCTGCTGCCCGCCTCCGTCCGGGCGACCGCCGCGACACGGGGCGCCACGGACTATCCGGCGGCGCACTGGGCACCCGCGTCGACGTCCAACTACACGGCCTCCTCGCGCCCCTCGGCGTACCCCGTCGACTACGTCGTCATCCATGTCACGCAGGAGACGTTCTCCGAGACGATCTCCATCTTCCAGAACCCGGCGAAGCAGGTGTCCGCGCACTATGTGGTGCGGTCCGGCGACGGGTACATCGACCAGTGCGTGCGGGAGAAGGACATCGCCTGGCACGCGGGCAACTGGGACTACAACACGCGGAGCATCGGCATCGAGCACGAGGGGTGGGTGGACGAGCCCGCGTACTTCACGACCCCCATGTACGAGAAGTCGGCGCTGCTGACCGCCTCGATCTGCGACCGGTACGGGATTCCCAAGGACCGGGCGCACATCCTGGGCCATGCGGAGGTGCCGGGCGCCGACCACACCGATCCGGGCCCCAACTGGGACTGGGTCCGCTACATCCGCCTGGTCAATCTGCTCAGCACCGGCTGA
- a CDS encoding helix-turn-helix domain-containing protein — MGLNEDVGRRLRTLRQDMDVSLSELARRSGVGKGTLSELESGRRNPTLETLYALATALGRPLSAVLSDPPPGGAPARNGSEVSGSAVTAVLLERYEDGEAVTDVFRVTIRAGAVQDSEAHVPGTSESLMVLAGAAVVGPPGRPYTVGPGESARWRADEPHVYGAPDGEVHGVLFVRCPLVGETDGR, encoded by the coding sequence ATGGGGCTGAACGAGGACGTGGGGCGCAGGCTGCGAACCCTGCGGCAGGACATGGACGTGTCCCTGTCCGAGCTGGCCAGGCGCTCCGGAGTCGGCAAAGGCACCCTCTCCGAGCTGGAGAGCGGCCGCCGCAACCCCACCCTGGAAACGCTGTACGCCCTCGCCACCGCCCTCGGCCGCCCCCTCAGCGCGGTCCTGAGCGACCCGCCGCCGGGCGGCGCGCCCGCGCGGAACGGGTCGGAGGTCTCGGGCAGCGCCGTCACCGCCGTACTCCTGGAACGGTACGAGGACGGGGAGGCGGTCACCGATGTGTTCCGCGTGACCATCCGCGCCGGAGCCGTCCAGGACTCGGAGGCCCATGTGCCGGGTACGTCGGAGAGCCTGATGGTCCTGGCGGGCGCCGCCGTCGTCGGGCCGCCGGGCCGGCCGTACACCGTCGGCCCCGGCGAATCCGCCCGGTGGCGGGCCGACGAGCCCCATGTATACGGCGCGCCGGACGGCGAGGTGCACGGCGTCCTCTTCGTGCGCTGCCCCCTCGTGGGGGAGACGGACGGCCGCTGA
- a CDS encoding ABC transporter ATP-binding protein — MQKAVSPPSVESLAPFDHLDHRYRGEHPVRTLALLLRPDRGRLALAVVLFTVKHSPIWLLPLITATVLDVVVQHGPEAELWKATGLLLFVLVLNYPLHQWYVRCLGGSIRRMGITLRSALCRRMQQLSVGYHARVSSSVLQAKVVRDVEAVEQMVQQSADMGLGAVVTLVGGLVVIGVRVPSFLPVFLVVVPAAGFLVMKLRGRLRSHNESFRREVEQLSSRVGEMTTLIPITRAHGLERTALGRVDGSLRQVFAAGLRLDMLNGRFGSLAWVLLNTLGVLCLTGSALVAYHGWMPVTAGDVVMLSAFFTVLTGSVTTLLGLAPILTKGLESVRSAGEVLQAPDLEHNAGKAQVEQVTGRIDFEDVAFGYDEARPAVDGFTLSARPGETIALVGASGAGKSTVLNLLIGFIRPTSGRILLDGTDMAGLDLRSYRRFLSVVPQESILFEGSIRENVTYGLGRTDEATLLSALEDANAMEFVRRLPQGLDTVVGERGARLSGGQKQRLAIARALIRDPRVLVLDEATSALDNRSEALVQEALSRLVHGRTVFVVAHRLSTIQGADRIVVMEGGRIVEVGTHQELLGRHGVYAGLQPAFP, encoded by the coding sequence ATGCAGAAAGCGGTATCCCCACCCTCCGTCGAATCCCTGGCACCCTTCGACCATCTGGACCACCGCTATCGCGGCGAACACCCGGTCCGCACCCTCGCCCTGCTCCTGCGACCGGACCGGGGCCGGCTGGCGCTCGCCGTCGTCCTCTTCACCGTGAAGCACAGCCCCATATGGCTGCTGCCGCTGATCACCGCGACCGTCCTCGACGTGGTCGTCCAGCACGGCCCGGAGGCGGAGCTGTGGAAGGCGACCGGGCTCCTCCTGTTCGTCCTCGTCCTCAACTACCCGCTCCACCAGTGGTACGTGCGCTGCCTCGGCGGCAGCATCCGCCGCATGGGCATCACCCTGCGCTCGGCGCTGTGCCGCCGGATGCAGCAGCTGTCCGTCGGCTACCACGCCCGCGTCAGCTCCAGCGTGCTCCAGGCCAAGGTCGTCCGCGATGTCGAGGCGGTGGAGCAGATGGTGCAGCAGAGCGCCGACATGGGGCTCGGGGCGGTGGTGACGCTGGTCGGCGGGCTCGTCGTCATCGGCGTCCGGGTGCCCTCGTTCCTGCCCGTCTTCCTCGTCGTCGTGCCCGCCGCCGGCTTCCTCGTGATGAAACTGCGCGGCCGGTTGCGCAGCCACAACGAGTCCTTCCGCCGCGAGGTCGAGCAGTTGTCCTCCCGCGTCGGCGAGATGACCACCCTCATCCCCATCACCCGCGCCCACGGTCTGGAGCGGACCGCGTTGGGCCGGGTGGACGGTTCGCTGCGCCAGGTGTTCGCGGCCGGGCTGCGCCTGGACATGCTCAACGGCCGGTTCGGCTCGCTGGCCTGGGTGCTCCTCAACACGCTCGGGGTGCTCTGCCTCACCGGGTCCGCGCTGGTGGCGTACCACGGCTGGATGCCCGTGACCGCCGGTGACGTCGTCATGCTGAGCGCCTTCTTCACCGTCCTGACCGGCTCGGTGACCACGCTTCTCGGGCTCGCCCCCATCCTCACCAAGGGGCTGGAGTCGGTGCGTTCGGCGGGTGAGGTCCTCCAGGCGCCCGATCTGGAGCACAACGCCGGCAAGGCGCAGGTGGAGCAGGTCACCGGGCGTATCGACTTCGAGGACGTGGCCTTCGGGTACGACGAGGCGCGGCCCGCCGTGGACGGCTTCACGCTCTCCGCGCGGCCGGGCGAGACCATCGCCCTGGTCGGGGCGTCCGGCGCGGGCAAGTCGACCGTCCTCAACCTCCTCATCGGGTTCATCCGGCCCACCTCGGGCCGCATCCTGCTCGACGGCACCGACATGGCCGGGCTCGACCTGCGCAGCTACCGGCGGTTCCTGTCGGTGGTGCCGCAGGAGTCGATCCTGTTCGAGGGGAGCATCCGCGAGAACGTCACGTACGGCCTGGGGCGCACCGATGAGGCGACCCTGCTGAGCGCCCTGGAGGACGCCAACGCGATGGAGTTCGTCCGCCGTCTGCCGCAGGGCCTGGACACGGTGGTCGGCGAGCGCGGCGCCCGGCTCTCGGGCGGGCAGAAGCAGCGGCTGGCCATCGCCAGGGCGCTGATCCGCGACCCCAGGGTGCTGGTGCTGGACGAGGCCACCTCGGCGCTGGACAACCGCTCCGAGGCGCTGGTGCAGGAGGCGCTGTCCCGGCTGGTGCACGGCAGGACCGTCTTCGTCGTCGCCCACCGCCTCTCCACCATTCAGGGTGCCGACCGCATCGTGGTCATGGAGGGCGGCCGGATCGTGGAGGTCGGGACCCACCAGGAGCTGCTGGGCCGCCACGGGGTGTACGCGGGGCTCCAGCCGGCCTTCCCGTAG